The Euphorbia lathyris chromosome 2, ddEupLath1.1, whole genome shotgun sequence genome includes a window with the following:
- the LOC136217988 gene encoding RAF-like serine/threonine-protein kinase PRAF, with translation MDPPPHSTTMHLNYPDSVDSSPRYHTTDTFNDPLPPVPGAKLRVMCSYGGHIIPRPHDKSLCYVGGETRMVVVDRNSSLSSVVSRLSRSLLDGRPFTLKYQLPNEDLDSLVSVTTNEDLDNMIEEYDRITASSSGLVPSRIRLFLFFGKPETTTSMGSLLDDAKSETWFVDALNGSLLPRNLSESAVIECLVNLDCDSSQDLEAQGEINKQELMKNLHQEVVQTGLPDSPMMENGSSSFGSSSSSPSMCNLPPIRVRVDQDQRVGSTMEEQFAKMSFAQVVQKQDDGYINGAPAAALPPLPTSIVPVGMAAPLNPCGGSSDNLSRISSEDERSDQGVPVNFRKKPPLPLQTVQLKPSAGSSNYSLPSPDSVTSDSSVASAGNPLSKTMYYQEQSSGEAKSEISQIQMQQPQNPAYGQYDQQQYMHTNTHYIPHPHPVSSYYPIYQTQQTPNNQTIDQHQPQYPVYVMPVPQTQQYMSVQPNVNSSAHPPLYPTPEAVAAASVYRTSATPNPSLVPISGTGQYQQQYVSYAQMQHPSQSVAPGGTYGYEYGKATPEQVYYTQVQAAPSLPPQYQTMTAATAVALAADASNQLPMSNAMHQMGTSQQL, from the exons ATGGATCCACCGCCGCACTCCACCACCATGCACCTCAACTATCCCGACTCCGTCGACTCCTCCCCTCGCTACCACACAACCGACACCTTCAATGACCCTCTCCCTCCCGTTCCCGGAGCTAAACTCCGGGTAATGTGTAGCTACGGCGGCCACATTATCCCCCGTCCACACGACAAGTCTCTCTGCTACGTTGGCGGCGAAACACGAATGGTAGTCGTCGATCGTaactcctctctttcttctgtaGTTAGCCGGCTATCCCGTAGCCTCCTGGACGGCCGTCCTTTCACTCTTAAATACCAGTTGCCTAATGAAGACCTCGACTCTTTAGTATCAGTCACAACTAATGAAGATCTTGATAATATGATTGAAGAGTATGATCGTATAACTGCTTCGTCTTCAGGTTTAGTTCCTTCTCGTATCCGTTTGTTCCTTTTTTTTGGCAAGCCTGAAACTACAACTTCAATGGGTTCACTTCTCGATGATGCTAAGTCGGAGACGTGGTTTGTTGATGCTCTTAATGGCTCTCTGCTCCCGAGAAACCTCTCGGAATCTGCTGTAATTGAATGTCTGGTGAATCTAGATTGCGATAGCAGTCAGGATTTAGAAGCTCAGGGAGAGATTAACAAACAGGAATTGATGAAAAATCTGCATCAAGAAGTAGTGCAGACGGGTCTTCCGGATTCGCCTATGATGGAGAATGGTTCGTCGtcgtttggttcatcttcttcttctccatcgATGTGTAATTTGCCGCCAATTCGGGTTCGTGTGGATCAGGATCAGAGAGTTGGCAGTACTATGGAAGAGCAATTTGCTAAGATGAGCTTTGCACAAGTTGTGCAGAAGCAAGATGATGGTTATATTAATGGCGCTCCGGCTGCTGCTCTTCCGCCGCTTCCTACATCAATAGTACCGGTTGGAATGGCGGCTCCGCTTAATCCTTGTGGCGGGTCTAGTGATAATTTGAGTCGGATTTCATCAGAAGATGAGAGATCCGATCAGGGTGTGCCTGTCAATTTCAGGAAAAAACCACCGTTGCCCCTGCAGACTGTTCAATTGAAGCCCTCTGCAGGTTCCTCCAATTATAGTCTACCTTCCCCAGATTCAGTTACAAG TGATTCAAGTGTTGCATCAGCTGGAAATCCACTGTCTAAGACAATGTATTATCAAGAACAGAGTAGTGGAGAGGCAAAATCTGAAATCTCCCAAATTCAAATGCAACAGCCTCAAAATCCAGCATATGGACAGTATGATCAGCAGCAATATATGCACACAAACACACATTATATCCCGCACCCGCACCCGGTCTCATCTTACTACCCAATTTATCAAACACAGCAGACACCAAATAACCAAACCATAGATCAACATCAGCCCCAATACCCAGTTTATGTAATGCCTGTTCCACAAACCCAACAATACATGTCTGTTCAACCTAATGTCAATTCCTCTGCTCACCCACCGCTCTACCCCACGCCTGAAGCCGTGGCAGCTGCGAGTGTTTATAGAACTTCCGCGACTCCAAATCCATCATTAGTCCCCATATCAGGTACTGGCCAATATCAGCAACAATATGTGAGTTATGCTCAAATGCAACATCCATCTCAAAGTGTTGCACCAGGTGGTACTTATGGTTATGAATATGGGAAAGCTACTCCGGAACAAGTTTATTACACTCAGGTTCAAGCAGCGCCGAGTTTGCCTCCTCAGTATCAAACCATGACTGCAGCTACTGCAGTTGCACTTGCTGCCGATGCTTCGAATCAGCTGCCGATGTCCAACGCAATGCACCAGATGGGGACCTCGCAGCAGCTCTAA